From a region of the Triticum aestivum cultivar Chinese Spring chromosome 7D, IWGSC CS RefSeq v2.1, whole genome shotgun sequence genome:
- the LOC123169369 gene encoding protodermal factor 1 has protein sequence MGSKMLLVTALLVGIASQSYATRSLDGNHLADQKYGGGGYGGGGGGSGGGGGYGGGGSGGGGGYGGGGGGGYGGGGGGYTPMPTPSTPSHSGSCDYWKGHPEKIIDCIGSLGSILGSLGEVCHSFFGSKIHTLQDALCNTRTDCYGDLLREGAAAYINAIAAKKEKFAYTAYQVKECVAVGLTSEFAAAAQAAMLKKANYACHY, from the exons ATGGGCTCCAAGATGCTTCTGGTCACCGCTCTCTTGGTGGGCATAGCCTCTCAGAGCTATGCCACCAGGAGCCTTGACGGAAACCACTTGGCTGATCAGAAGT acggcggcggcggctacggaggTGGCGGTGGGGGCTCCGGAGGTGGTGGTGGCTACGGaggaggtggcagcggcggcgggggtggctatggaggaggcggcggcggtggctacggaggaggaggcggcggttaCACACCGATGCCAACACCGTCGACCCCCAGCCACAGCGGATCCTGCGA CTACTGGAAGGGCCACCCGGAGAAGATCATCGACTGCATCGGCAGCCTGGGCAGCATCCTGGGCTCCCTCGGAGAGGTGTGCCACTCCTTCTTCGGCAGCAAGATCCATACCCTGCAGGACGCGCTGTGCAACACCCGGACCGACTGCTACGGCGACCTGCTGCGCGAGGGCGCCGCCGCCTACATCAACGCCATCGCCGCCAAGAAGGAGAAGTTCGCCTACACCGCCTACCAGGTCAAGGAGTGCGTCGCCGTCGGGCTCACCTCCgagttcgccgccgccgcgcagGCCGCCATGTTGAAGAAGGCCAACTACGCCTGCCACTACTAG